The Bacillus sp. B-jedd sequence GTACTCCAAACGAAGTGAAATTAAAATACTTGGCAGATAACAACTTCTCTCATCTTCAGGGAGAAGAATTAAAACAAGCTATTTCCGAATACATCCAAAATAAAAAAGACGACCTGGTTGGTGCCATGGAAGCACAAGGTACCACGCCTCGTAAACTAACAGACCTAATTGGATCATTATCTGATTTGACTTCAGGTAGTGGAGATAAAGGAACCCCAATGATCTATATTCAAGGGTACTTCGATAATTATACAAAATAAGCTCCAAACAAAAAGGATGTCTCCTAAATTCAGACATCCTTTTTACATTCATTATTTACCCTACTTATACTGTAGGACTATTTAATTGTCTTCTCTAGTAGTTGTAAGATTAAAATCCGTTTGCTCTTGGTAAGTCTCACCGCGGCTACTTTTATATGCGGTTTTATTTTTCTGTTAGATTGAGTAAAATCATTTTGGTATAGTCTTTAAAATCAAGACAGCCTTGCCCATCACTTTACGTAAATTGAGTCCTTCAAAAGCATCTTCATATTCTTCAAAAAAGGTGTAGTCCTCTCTTTAGGAGAAGACTACACCTTTTTAGTAAACTCTATAAACGAAAAGCATCTGCCTTAGGCTTTCAGGTAAGAAGAAAAAGGCAGAAGTTTTCCAAAACCTAATTGTAATACAGGTTCTCAGTCGGATATACTGGATCATTGGTGATGTCGATTCCAAGCTTCTTAAAGGTCTGTTCGTTTTCCCTATTCAATATAACCGTAGAATGAGCTTGTGTGTCTTTTAAATTTGGCAGTTGCTTATAAGCCAGCTCAGAAGTAGGGTTAGTGACCGCACTGATTGCCAGTGCAATCAGCACTTCATTGGCGCTTAGTGTCGGGACTCGGCTGTTCAAATCATCGGTCTTCAACCGTTGAATCGTCTGCAAAATCATCGGTGACAACAAATCAATTTCATCGGCAATATTGGCCAATTTCTTCAACCCATTCAGAATCGCGGCTGCCGAAGCATCCATCAAAGTTGTCGTTCGACCGGTGATCATCTCGCCATTTGGCAGTTCTATCGCAATTACGGCTTGCAAATGCGTACTGTCAATTCTCTCTTGGACTGCTTTCGCATAATTACGGGCCGGCAATACAGGTGCCCGATCCTCTTTCTTTAAGTCAGTCTCCTCCAAAATCACTTGCATATGGCGTACACTATCTTCATCGGCAAGCCCTTTTTTATAGTCGTTCTCTACGACGAAACTGCGCCGAATGATTTCCTGCCTGGCAGCTTCCTGCACGATGTTATCGTCGGTGATACCCGATTTCAAACGATTAACACCCATATCGGTCGGTGAGCGGTAAACAGACTCTTTACCAGTAATCCTTTCAATAATCCGTTTGATGACAGGAAACGTCTCCATATCCCGATTGTAATTGATCGCTACTTTCCCGTATGCTTCATAGTGATAATTGTCAATCATATTCACGTCTTTCAAATCGACGGTAGCCGCTTCATAAGCGATATTTACCGGGTGCTTTAATGGCAAGTTCCAAACCGGAAAAGTCTCAAATTTGGCATAGCCGACTTTATTCCCCAGTTTGTTCTCATGGTACATTTGGTTAAGGCAGGTTGCAAGCTTTCCGCTGGCCGGGCCAGGTGCCGTTACTACCACGATTGGCTTTGTCGTTTTAATATAGGGATTCATCGCAAATCCCTCGTCGCCAATGACCGCGTCCACATTTGTGGGATAACCTTTGATTTCACTGTGAGTGTAGACGCTAATTCCGCTTCTCTCAAGCTTGGTCATAAATACTTTGGCTGTTGGCTGTCCTTGATAACGAGTGAGCAAGACACTGTTGACAGAAATGCCATATGCCCGGTATTCATCGATTAAGCGCAAGACATCTTGGTCATAAGTGATACCGTAATCTTCACGGACTTTGTTCCGCTCGATGTCTCCAGCGTACACACAGATGATGATTTCCGCATTTTCTTTCAGCGTATTCAATAATTTGATCTTGGCATCTTCATCAAATCCAGGCAAGACACGTTTGGCATGTTTGTCGCCTATCAATTTTCCGCCAAATTCCAAGTAAAGTTTATCATACTGCTGCACCCGTTCTAGGATGTAGGCAGATTGTTCTTGTAAATATTTCTCCGAATCAAATCCAACTTTTTTCATTTAATTTCTGCCCGCCTTCTATACTTCAAACTTTCTC is a genomic window containing:
- a CDS encoding DUF1846 domain-containing protein, whose translation is MKKVGFDSEKYLQEQSAYILERVQQYDKLYLEFGGKLIGDKHAKRVLPGFDEDAKIKLLNTLKENAEIIICVYAGDIERNKVREDYGITYDQDVLRLIDEYRAYGISVNSVLLTRYQGQPTAKVFMTKLERSGISVYTHSEIKGYPTNVDAVIGDEGFAMNPYIKTTKPIVVVTAPGPASGKLATCLNQMYHENKLGNKVGYAKFETFPVWNLPLKHPVNIAYEAATVDLKDVNMIDNYHYEAYGKVAINYNRDMETFPVIKRIIERITGKESVYRSPTDMGVNRLKSGITDDNIVQEAARQEIIRRSFVVENDYKKGLADEDSVRHMQVILEETDLKKEDRAPVLPARNYAKAVQERIDSTHLQAVIAIELPNGEMITGRTTTLMDASAAAILNGLKKLANIADEIDLLSPMILQTIQRLKTDDLNSRVPTLSANEVLIALAISAVTNPTSELAYKQLPNLKDTQAHSTVILNRENEQTFKKLGIDITNDPVYPTENLYYN